One segment of Ziziphus jujuba cultivar Dongzao chromosome 12, ASM3175591v1 DNA contains the following:
- the LOC107412730 gene encoding uncharacterized protein LOC107412730 isoform X1: MLTICLRSQSNSSPEGFVSYAEIVKFVAINARPTILVYFPFTSSSSVEGYWQDACRSFFLYKLLLEQPTTIGCSLWLEFKNRKDRIKQEWDLALVHVLAVAACDAIVVW, encoded by the exons ATGCTCACGATATGTCTCAGAAGCCAATCCAACTCCAGCCCTGag GGATTTGTGAGTTACGCTGAAattgtaaaatttgtagcaatcAATGCCAGGCCAACCATATTAGTTTATTTCCCGTTCACTTCCTCAAGCAGTGTCGAGGGATATTGGCAG GATGCTTGCAGATCCTTCTTTTTATATAAGCTTCTTTTAGAGCAGCCTACTACAATTGGTTGCTCACTTTGGTTGGAGTTTAAGAATAGGAAGGATAG GATAAAGCAAGAATGGGATCTGGCACTTGTTCACGTGCTCGCTGTTGCAGCATGCGATGCTATTGTTGTTTGGTAG